The Apium graveolens cultivar Ventura chromosome 10, ASM990537v1, whole genome shotgun sequence nucleotide sequence TTTGTCATGAGTAAAGGCAAGGATGAAGATGCGATTTCGGAAATAGGCGATGTGCTGGATATACTGGAGAACGAACTTAAAGACAAAAAGTTCTTTGGACGTGACCGTATTGGACTGGTTGACATTGTGGCTAATATTGTTGCTCTTTGGCTTGATGTTATTCAACAAGTTATTGGCACAGAGATTTTCAAGAAGGGAATGTATCCAAAATTATCAAAATGGATTGATGAGTACATGAATTGCAGCATTATAAAAGATACTTTGCCGTCTAGAGATCATTTACTTGCATTCTGGCTTAGTCGTTTCCAGTCAGCTCCTGCTTCCGAATGATTTGATTAGTATGACCATACATTGCCCCCGCGGATAGATTTAGTCAAATCTGGAGCAAATTATATATCAAAAATTATCATTTGTAAGGTTTTCTATGATTGTAAGATGACAGGAGTTTTCACATATGTTTTTAATTCAAGTTCTAATTTTGTTGGAGTCAAGTTTTTATGTTTGTTCACTGAATTGATTTCGATGCATGGATTATGTTATAATGTAACTTTCGGTGATCATTGGATTGAGTATGATTGAACCAGATATGGCGTTTTATGTAGGTTAGAAGTAACTTTAAACTGCGTAGGCCATTCAAACCAAACAGACTAGCAGAGGCCTAAGAATCGAAGCAGGTAGGGGATAATGCGCAAGTAGATAATCCATTGTTTTAGAGAAGCAGATAAATCTCTATCATGGGATGTAAGAGGTAGAGCATTCAAGATTTGATATCAAGTATGCATACTGAAAGCTTGTGAAGTTGGGTATGGAACAGCATAATTCACGTTGGTTTGAGTTTATGGGGGCATCAATAGAAAGTAAACTCTAGTCAGACAAGACTCATTTATCAAACATAATTGAATAGACAAAAAGTAAACTCTAGTAATAATACATCAATCTTGGCCCTAGGCCTCTCAGATCTTGATGTGGAGACTAATAAACTAATATGCAACTTGTTGGCCAAGTCCACCTTCCAGATTCCAGTAGTTAGGTGCAGTTCCAGATGCTAGCAATGTAAAACTAATCCAAAGTAGAGCACATCTCTATATATGTTGTCTCTAAAAGCTCTTAGAAACTAAAACAAACATAAAACTTGACAATGGCCAATCAAGAAGTGAAGGTTCTTGGTTCATGGGAGAGCCCCTTCAGCAAAAGAGTGGAAATTGCCCTCAAATTGAAAGGAGTGGAATACAATTATGTCGAAGAAGATCTTGTTAACAAAAGTCCTCAACTTCTCAAGTATAACCCTGTACATCAAAAGGTTCCCGTGTTGTTGCACAACGGTCAACCAATTGTCGAGTCACTAGTCATTCTCGAATACATTGATGAAACCTGGAAAACGGGTCCATCCATTTTACCTGAAGACCCTCATGAACGAGCCATTTCGCGTTTTTGGGCCAATTTCATCGACAATAAGGTAtgtttttttttactttttagtACGTGACAAAATTTTAGTATTCACACGCATTACTCTGTACCTCCACGGCTCCACGGAGGTTCAAATGTTATCTATCAGCCTACAATAATAGAGATTACATGTTTAATATTATTACTGCACAAAATCTTAGAgtttcttttctctctcagttaTTGGTTGCGGCGATGAAGGTTTTTAGAAGCAAAGGCAAGGAACAAGATGCAATTGAAGAAACAGTTGAGTTGCTAAGTATACTGGAGAATGAACTCGGAGACAAGAAGTTCTTTGGAGGTGAGAGTATAGGGCTGGTTGACATCGTGGCTGATATTGTAGCTCTCTGGCTTGATGTTATTCAAGAAGGTCTTGGCAAGGAGCTATTTACAAAGGTGACTCATCCAAAACTATATAATTGGAGAGAAGAGTTCATGAATTGCAGCATTATCAAAGAGACTTTGCCTCCCAAAGCTGATTTGCTTGCCTACTTTTTCAAGCCCGCCCATGCTTAGATCTTGTTTGTATAACGTGATCACACAGTTGCTCTGTGGATGTAACTATTCTCGTTTCTTAGACAAATTATCGTTTGTATGCTTATCCTTATTTTCTTGATGATTTTATGCTGGTATGTTTCAAGTATGCATAATAATTTTGTTGCGCGGATTCAGGTCCAAGGTCCAAAATTCTTAAATTGCATAGAGTGTTTGCATTGTATGGTGATTCTTCTTGTTCACTATTGTAAGCCATCGAGTCAAAAGAGCTCTCATGTTTGATTCATGAATCTCCAGTTTCTTGATCCACTATATTCTGGCAATAAACTTTTTTCTCTTAATCATTATGGAACTTGGTTGCCTTAAAATCTGAACTCCAGCACTTAAAATTTCATttaaaaaagagaaaaaaaatccAATCTCAAACAAAAATTAATGAGTAAGCTTAGATCATCATATATGTCACATGGTTGATTAGTATATTATATACAGCTTGTTGTCTGAAGTCCTGATATTTTTTGTTAATTATAGTTAAACAGTTGGAGACGCTACACAACTAAAACAAATTAACAGCAGATCCAATCTACTATTTTCTCACTTTAAGTCCTAGAAACTAAAAGAAGTGTAATAATGGTGAACCAAAAAGCGCCTTTAGGAAAAGAGTCGAAATTGCTCAGAAAATGAAGGGAGTGGAATATGAGTATGTAGAGGAAGATCTTCTAATGAAGAGTCCTAAACTTCTCAAGTACATACATACAATCCATTGTTTTAAAATAATCAAGTAAAAACAAATATAGTTCAAGTTGTTGGACAAATGTCATAAAAACAATATCAACTGTAGTGTTGCTAGTTGGAATCAACAATGTCATTTATGTATTTTAATTGAAAGCAAAAGGCATGAGGCTTATTTCAAACAGAACATACCAAATTACATCGCATTGGTAAGACTTTGTCAATATATACAAGTAGATGATACTTATGCAAGAGATAGATATCCCTGGCCTTTATACTTTTCTCTGAAATCCGCCATTTTTCCAACATGCCACTTGTAATAAATTTCTCTATTCCCTCTTATTACATTTCTTTAATCATACTCTTTGAAAC carries:
- the LOC141692663 gene encoding putative glutathione S-transferase, with protein sequence MANQEVKVLGSWESPFSKRVEIALKLKGVEYNYVEEDLVNKSPQLLKYNPVHQKVPVLLHNGQPIVESLVILEYIDETWKTGPSILPEDPHERAISRFWANFIDNKLLVAAMKVFRSKGKEQDAIEETVELLSILENELGDKKFFGGESIGLVDIVADIVALWLDVIQEGLGKELFTKVTHPKLYNWREEFMNCSIIKETLPPKADLLAYFFKPAHA